GCCCCACGCCGGGGTAGTCCAGGCCGGCCGAGACGGAGTGCACGGGGCTGGTCTGACCGTCGGCGTCCTGCAGGACGTAGCTCTTGGTGCCGTGCAGCACGCCCGGCCGGCCCTGCACGAGCGTGGCGGCGTGGTCGCCCGCGGCCATGCTGCGCCCGCCGGCCTCGACACCGACGATCCGCACCGATCCGTCGTCCAGGAAGGCGTCGAACAGCCCCATCGCGTTGCTGCCGCCGCCCACGCAGGCGACCAGCAGATCGGGCAGCCGGCCTTCTCTCTCCAGTATCTGCGCTCGCGCCTCCCGGCCGATGACGGACTGGAGATCGCGCACGATCATCGGGAACGGATGCGGGCCGGCCACCGAGCCCAGCACGTAGTGGGTCTGTTCGTAGCTGCCGATCCAGTCGCGCAGGGCCTCGTTGAGCGCGTCCTTGAGCGTGCGTGCGCCGGCGCCGACGGGGACGACGCGCGCCCCGAGAAGCCGCATCTTCAGCACGTTCGGCTTCTGGCGGCGGATGTCCTCCTCGCCCATGTAGACGTCGCACTCCAGGCCGAACATCGCCGCCGCCGTGGCCGTGGCCACGCCGTGCTGGCCCGCGCCGGTCTCGGCGATCACGCGCGTCTTGCCCATCCGCGCGGCGAGCAGCACCTGGCCGATGGTGTTGTTGATCTTGTGGGCGCCGGTGTGGTTCAGGTCCTCGCGTTTCAGGTAGACCTTCCCGCAGCCGAGCTTCCGGGCGAAACGCTCGGCAAGGTACAGCGGGCTGGGCCGGCCGACGTAGTCGCGCAGGTAGGCGTCCAGCTCCCGGCCGAACGCCGGGTCGGCCATGGCGTCCCGATAGGCGGCCTCGAGCTGCTCGAGGGCCGGCATCAGGGTCTCCGGCACGAACCGGCCGCCGAACTCGCCGAAGTAGCCGCGGGCATCCGGCATGGGGGTGGTCATGGAGCGTGTGTATCCGGTACGGAGGGTCGAGACGCGATGTCCGCCGGTGTGCGTCGGGACGACCCGACGCCCGCTATCGTAGTCGGCGGCCCGGCGGCTGTCAAACGGACGGACACGGACGGACACGGACGGACACGGACGGACACGGACGCACACGGACGGGCACGGACACATGCACGGACGCACACGGGCGGGCACGGACGCATGCACGGACGCACACGGGCGGGCACGGACACATGCACGGACGCACACGGGCGGGCACGGACGCACACGGACGCACACGGGCGGGCACGCATCCTCCTGCGCCCTTCGGGCTACGGAGGGCCTGCGGCACACGGACCCGCCCGTGCGGCACACGGTACGCCCCAGGGTGTCGTCCTGAGCGCCGCTCAGGCGGCGCGAAGGACCTCGGCGTTGCCGGTGTGGCACAGCCGCCCGCTGCGGTACACGTGCCCGTTGGCTGTGACCGTCCGTGCCCTTGACGCGGCGCATGCGGCGCCGTATCGTCTCGGTGGTCGAGTCTCCGCGCAACCGGCGGCCGGTCGGGCGGCGTGGACACCGCGGCGGGAGGGGTCTCCGGGGAGGGAGAGCACGATGGGATTGGACGTTGGCTACAGGTTCGTCAGCTTCGGCGGGTTGATAGCCATGCTGGCTCTGGCGTGGGCGCTGAGCGAGAACCGTCGCGCGCTGCGTGCCCGTACGATCCTGTGGGGACTGGGCCTGCAACTGGCCCTGGCGTTGTTCGTGCTGAAGACGCGGCCCGGCGCGTGGCTGTTCGGAGGCGTGGACAGGGTCTTCGCCCATGTGCTCGGGTTCAGCGACCAGGGGGCTGCGTTCGTTTTCGGCAAGCTGAGCATGGAACCGAGCTACGGCGCGCTCGTGGCGTTCCGCGTGCTGCCCGTGATCGTGTTCGTCGCCTCGCTCGCGTCCATCCTCTACCACCTGCGCGTGATCCAGTGGGCCGTGCGGCAGATGGCGCGGCTGATGCAGGTGACCATGCGCACGTCCGGGGCCGAGTCGCTCTCGTCCGCGCTGTTCGTCTTCATGGGCATCGAGAGCGTCACGGCGGTGGGCAAGTACGTGGCGCCGATGACGCGCAGCGAGCTGTTCGTGGTCATGACCGGCTTTATGGCGACGATCGCCAGCTCGGTGATGGCGACCTACGTGATGTTCGGCGCCTCGGCGGGCCATCTGCTGGCCGCCTCGCTGATGAGCGCGCCGGCCGCCATCGTGATCGCCAAGATCATGGTGCCCGAGACCGGGGTGCCGGCGACCGCCGGCCGGGTCGAGTTCGAGCCCGAAGTCGGCACGGCGAACATCATGGACGCGGCGGCCACCGGCGCGACCGACGGTGTGAAGCTGGGCATCAACATCGCCGCCATGCTGATCGCGTTCGTGGCGCTGATCGCGATGGTGAACTTCGCGCTGGAGGCGGTGACGGGTCTGACGCTCCAGAAGGCGTTCGGGTTCATGTTCGCGGGGTTTGCCGCCGCCATGGGCGTCCCGCGCGGCGAGTGGCTGGCGGTCGGCGAGCTGCTGGGCATCAAGACCGTGCTGAACGAGTTCCTGGCCTACGAGGCGATGGGCGGCGTGGAGCTGAGCGTCCGCGCGCGGCTCATCAGCACGTACGCCCTGTGCGGGTTCGCGAACCTCGGCAGCATCGCCATCCTGATCGGCGGCCTGAGCGGCGTGGCGCCCGAGCGGCGCGCGGAGGTCGCTGCCCTGGGCCTAAAGGCGCTGGTCGCCGGCACGCTGGCCACCTTCATGACCGCCTGCTACGCCGGCATGTTCGCCTGAGGCGGTCCGCCGTGCGCCCTCATCGACGCCAACGCTGTGCAATGGGGAGCTGGCGGCCGGGGCCGAACGCGCGGCCGGTCACCCGCAGCGCCATCGGCGCCTGGCGGCGCTTGAACTCCGCCCGGTCCACCATGCGCAGCACGCGGTCGACGGTCTGCGGGTCGTGGCCGGCGGCCACGATCTGGTCGCGCTCCTGCGCCTCCTCGACGTACAGGTTCAGGATGGCGTCCAGCGTCTCGTAGGGCGGCAGCACGTCCTGGTCGGTCTGGTCGGGCTTCAACTCGGCCGTGGGGGCGCGGTCCAGGGTGGACTGCGGGATGACGGGCCGGCGCCGGTTCAGATGGCGCGAGAGCCGGTAGACGGTCGTCTTGGGCAGGTCGCCGATAACGGCCAGCCCGCCGACCATGTCGCCGTAAAGCGTGCAGTAGCCGGCGGCCAGTTCGCTCTTGTTCCCGGTGGCCAGCGGCAGGTGGCCGAACTTGTTGGCGTAGGCCATCACGAGCAGCCCGCGGATGCGCGCCTGCACGTTCTCCTCGGCGATGCCCGGCTCGGTGCCCCGGAAGATCGGCTCCAGCACGCCCAGCACGGCCCGGCGCAGCGGATCGATGTCGATGCGGTGGTGCGTGACGCCCAGGTTGGCGGCCGTCTGTGCGGCGTCGCGTTCGCTCAGCGCGCTGCTGAACTCCGTGGGCAGAAAGAGCGTCGTCACGTTCTCCGGTCCCAGGGCCTCGGCCGCGATGGCGGCCGTCAGGGCCGAATCCAGGCCGCCGCTGAGCGCGACGACGGCCCTGCGGAAGCCGCATTTGCGCGCGTAGTCTGCCACGCCGAGCGTGAGCGCCCGGAAGACGTCGGCCATCTCGTCCGCTTCGGGCGTCGCCGCCGCGCCCTCGGCCTGTGTGTCGACGATCAGCATGTCCTCGGCGAACGCCGCCGCCTCGGCGATCAGACGGCCCCGCGCGTCCACGGCCAGGCTGCGGCCGTCGAAGATGAGCTGGTCGTTGCCGCCGACCAGGTTCACGCAGGCGAACGGCACGCCGTGCCGGCGCGCCATGGCCGCGAGCATCTTGCGGCGCACGTCGGCCTTGCCGATCGAGAAGGGCGAGGCGGACAGGTTCAGCATCAGGTCCACGCCGGCGGCCGCGAGGCCCTCGACGGGGTCGACGCCGTAGCGGCGGCGGGGCCAGAAGAAGCGGTCGTTCCACATGTCCTCGCAGATGGTCACGCCGAGCGCATGGGAGTCCAGCCGCACCGGCGTGTTGCCCGCCGCGGGCTCGAACAGGCGCGCCTCGTCGAAGACGTCGTAGGTGGGCAGCAGCACCTTGTCGCGCCGGTCCAGCACCCGGCCGTCGCCGACGAGCGAGGCCGAATTGGCCCCCGGGCGCCCGGCTTGCGGGGCCACGCGGCCGACGTGTCCGACGACGGCCCGGATGCCCCGGGCGGCGTCGGCCACCTGCTGCAGCGCGCGCTCGTTGGCCTCGATGAACGCCCGGCGTTCCACCAGGTCCATGGGCGGGTAACCGCTGAGCGTCAGCTCGGGCAGCACCACCAGCTCCGCACGGAGTTCGGCGGCCCGCCGGATCGCTTCGATCGCCTTGCGCGCGTTGCCTTCGACGTCGCCGACCGTCGTGTTGATCTGTGCCAGTGCGACCTTCATGGGTGCTCCCGGGGAATCGGGCGGCCGGCGCGCCATTGTAGAACGCGCCCCGCACCCATGCAACCGGCGCCGTCATGTGGCACAATGCCCGCATGGCCGGCCCGCCCGGCCGCGCGTGCGTCCTCATCCGTCGTCCCGCCCGCGCCAGCCGTCGATCAGGGCCTTCAGGCGGCCGTAGCTCTCCTTCGGCTGCAGGTCCTCGGTCAGCATGCCGCCGTGGGGCAGGAAGCAGGGGTCGGCGAAGTCCCACCACGTGACCGCGTCGACCTCCGGCTTGGAGTAGCAGAGGGTGTAGAACGCCTCGATCCAGTCGGCCTGTTCGGCCTCCGACCAGGGGCGGCCGTGCCACAGCATCTCGTTGGGCACGTAGACCTGCTTCCTGCGCACGATGGGCTCGGGCGAGGAACTGATGCCGAGTTCGGTGATGTGCACGCGCTTGCCCAGCCGGCAGAACATGTCGATGTGCCGGTTGATCTCGAACATGTCCCGGGGCGGCTCGTACATCTGCAGGCCGATGGCCTCGAACGGCACCCCGGCGTCCAGCACGTCGCGGCAGTATTGCATCGTGCTCCGCATCGGCTCGTCGAACTTGTAGTCCGAGCCCCAGCCCGTCGCCACGTACTCGCTCCAGGTGAAGCAGCAGTTCACGACGCGCAGGGCGTCGGGGTTCACCTCGGCGACGGTCTCCGCCGCGCGGCGGGTGATGTCCACCAGTTGCTCGTAGGGCCAGCAGTGGATGTTGTTCCAGCTATGGGCCTCGTTGATGATGTCCCAGTAGTCGATGCGGCCCCGGAAGCGTGCGACGGCGTCGCGCACGTAGTCCAGGTGCGTGGCCAGCACCTCGTCGTGCGAGCGGCCCATCAGCCAGTCGGGCGTGCCGGCATGGTGCAGCCAGAGCAGCGGGTGGCCCTTGACGCGCAGTCCTTCGCGCGCCCCCCAGGCGGCTATGGCCTCCGCGTTGGAGAAGTCGCGCAGGCCCTCCGTTGGTTCTGTGCCGCGC
This is a stretch of genomic DNA from Candidatus Brocadiaceae bacterium. It encodes these proteins:
- the trpB gene encoding tryptophan synthase subunit beta produces the protein MTTPMPDARGYFGEFGGRFVPETLMPALEQLEAAYRDAMADPAFGRELDAYLRDYVGRPSPLYLAERFARKLGCGKVYLKREDLNHTGAHKINNTIGQVLLAARMGKTRVIAETGAGQHGVATATAAAMFGLECDVYMGEEDIRRQKPNVLKMRLLGARVVPVGAGARTLKDALNEALRDWIGSYEQTHYVLGSVAGPHPFPMIVRDLQSVIGREARAQILEREGRLPDLLVACVGGGSNAMGLFDAFLDDGSVRIVGVEAGGRSMAAGDHAATLVQGRPGVLHGTKSYVLQDADGQTSPVHSVSAGLDYPGVGPQHSFLKESGRAEYVAASDAEVLDAFQFLTHTEGIIPALESAHAVAYLMRPECRLPADRTAIVCLSGRGDKDLWEVSRLLALDL
- a CDS encoding NAD+ synthase, whose amino-acid sequence is MKVALAQINTTVGDVEGNARKAIEAIRRAAELRAELVVLPELTLSGYPPMDLVERRAFIEANERALQQVADAARGIRAVVGHVGRVAPQAGRPGANSASLVGDGRVLDRRDKVLLPTYDVFDEARLFEPAAGNTPVRLDSHALGVTICEDMWNDRFFWPRRRYGVDPVEGLAAAGVDLMLNLSASPFSIGKADVRRKMLAAMARRHGVPFACVNLVGGNDQLIFDGRSLAVDARGRLIAEAAAFAEDMLIVDTQAEGAAATPEADEMADVFRALTLGVADYARKCGFRRAVVALSGGLDSALTAAIAAEALGPENVTTLFLPTEFSSALSERDAAQTAANLGVTHHRIDIDPLRRAVLGVLEPIFRGTEPGIAEENVQARIRGLLVMAYANKFGHLPLATGNKSELAAGYCTLYGDMVGGLAVIGDLPKTTVYRLSRHLNRRRPVIPQSTLDRAPTAELKPDQTDQDVLPPYETLDAILNLYVEEAQERDQIVAAGHDPQTVDRVLRMVDRAEFKRRQAPMALRVTGRAFGPGRQLPIAQRWRR
- a CDS encoding NupC/NupG family nucleoside CNT transporter yields the protein MGLDVGYRFVSFGGLIAMLALAWALSENRRALRARTILWGLGLQLALALFVLKTRPGAWLFGGVDRVFAHVLGFSDQGAAFVFGKLSMEPSYGALVAFRVLPVIVFVASLASILYHLRVIQWAVRQMARLMQVTMRTSGAESLSSALFVFMGIESVTAVGKYVAPMTRSELFVVMTGFMATIASSVMATYVMFGASAGHLLAASLMSAPAAIVIAKIMVPETGVPATAGRVEFEPEVGTANIMDAAATGATDGVKLGINIAAMLIAFVALIAMVNFALEAVTGLTLQKAFGFMFAGFAAAMGVPRGEWLAVGELLGIKTVLNEFLAYEAMGGVELSVRARLISTYALCGFANLGSIAILIGGLSGVAPERRAEVAALGLKALVAGTLATFMTACYAGMFA
- a CDS encoding 1,4-beta-xylanase, which translates into the protein MKPSGRYFEVVVFASDGKPAPYTPQNLIMVLDMDFMPAFEHRPMIIVSGYGLVRLPAPDGPFAVCMPLAVDGFGHVYLYADNEGRGYAADEVAGRRLNLSVEFATSRLAAVRRAETEYRKEGTVPSADYRDRVHRAAVLLDRMRNEEDDPVAEARLAMASLAESMHAGEMLVLEHARARIAARPARSDFLFGCNGFRYPRGEAQYAQRFAALFNYVTAPFYRRGTEPTEGLRDFSNAEAIAAWGAREGLRVKGHPLLWLHHAGTPDWLMGRSHDEVLATHLDYVRDAVARFRGRIDYWDIINEAHSWNNIHCWPYEQLVDITRRAAETVAEVNPDALRVVNCCFTWSEYVATGWGSDYKFDEPMRSTMQYCRDVLDAGVPFEAIGLQMYEPPRDMFEINRHIDMFCRLGKRVHITELGISSSPEPIVRRKQVYVPNEMLWHGRPWSEAEQADWIEAFYTLCYSKPEVDAVTWWDFADPCFLPHGGMLTEDLQPKESYGRLKALIDGWRGRDDG